The following is a genomic window from Dehalogenimonas sp. 4OHTPN.
GGGTATCACCCCACATCATATGGACTTTGCCGTCCGGGCCGGTGGCGATGGAAGGGAAGAACTGAAGGTGATCCGAGACGTCATCGTTTACTTTCTTCGGTAGCGAGTATGTCCGGCCGCCGTCGGTTGAGGCAACCATATATATATCGCCGGAATCGGTAGCCCGGTCGCTCGGGTAGGCGGTATAGGCGATGTAAATTTCGCCGTTCGGTCCCAGGGCGGTCTGAGGGAAACCGGTTGCCCACACCCGGAAACTGGCGCCCCGCGGCAGGTAATCCATCTCCACAAAATGGGCTGCCGCCCGCCTGGTGAAAGTCTGTCCCTTGTCTTTGGAAGTGGCGACCATGATCTCGGCGTCGCCCTCCCAGGCGCCGTCAACCCAGGTGTCCAGGTAGGCGACATAAAGGGTGCCGTCCGGGGCAACCATCGGCTGAGAGCCGTGCACCAGGCGGTCCTGCTCGGCGCCGTGGGCGGTGGTATAAACGTACGGGCTGACTTCTACCGGTTCGGTCCAGGTCTTACCGCCGTCTTCGCTCCTGACCATCTCGATAACCGCCACTTCTTCGACAACATTGAGTGCCGGCAGTTCGTCAAGCCACACCAGGGTGTCGACCTCGATGAAAGTGGTGAAGGTAAGATAAATGATTGATTTGGTCGGGTCAGTAGGCGAGGGGCCAACCGTCATCCAGGGCTTGTCAACAAAAAAGCTGTAAACATCGCCCCGGGCCCGCTCGCCCTCGGGAACCTGGTAGTCCTGGGAGAATACCGCTCCGGGGATGGCGGTGGAGGCTTCGCTCCAGGTCAGGCCGCCGTCGGTCGAACGGCTGACGATTATCGAAGATACCTCGGCATAACCGACAACGCCGCCGACTTCGAATTTTTCCTGGGTCACCGTCATCTGGCAGATATAAGCCGTGCCGTCTTTGCCGAAGGCGGTGACCGGGTCGCCGACGCCGGCAAACTGGTGCCGCGGGATTTTAGGCTGGAAAGGACCCTGCCAGGTGGCTCCGCCGTCGAAGCTGGAATACGTCACCACCCCGGGGAAGTTGTAATCGATCATGCCGACGATCAAATTATTGGAGTCCTTAGGATTGACCGAGATATGAGGCTCGGTCTGGTAGGTGATGTTGCCGAAGTCCCTGGAGATTAAAATGTTGCGGCTGAAACTGGCTACCGGACTTCGGTAGGGGATAAGGGCGGCGGCGGCCCCGCCGACCGCTTGGGTGCTGCCGGGCATCGGGCTGGTCAGCATACCGCTGTCAACCAGGTTCACCAGCGATGGCGTTTGGTGCGTTATATAGAGGTAGGCTCCGCCAGATAGAAATTTCGGGTTGTTGACGCCGAGGGTTTCCTGGATGGTTGTCACTTCTCTGGGAGGGTCGGCGGCGGCTGTCGGCGCAGCGAATCCCATCAGGACTATCGGGAGCACAACAAGGCCGGTAAGAATTGTTTTGCGCATTATCCCCTCCAATAAGACGGCAAGTACTTACATCTCAGGAATTACGGGTAACCGTGCCCCAGCCGATCGGCTGGTAAAGGTCATCGTCCTCAATATCCCACACCCAGATTTCATTATTGACTACCGCGATGCCGAAGATGAAGAAAAAGGCGTCGGTGACAAATTCCTGGTCGATTGAAATGATGAACCCGTCATTAAGAGCTGCCAGCTGCATCTTCAAACCGCGGGAATATAATTCTTCGATAGTTGCCGGAGCGGGCTGCTGGTCGGTTTTGTCCTTGGCTACCCAGTCCTTCAGTTCCTGTAGGCTGGTAAAATCACGGGGTGGAAACACCTTGGAGATTTTCTCGTAGTTTGTTTGAAGAGTTGAGACTTGGCCGCTGAGATTGGTGATCTGGCTGTTTAGGTCGGCAACCTGGGAAGACAGGGCGGCGTTTTGGTCCAGAGCTTCCTGATATTTGGCGTTGGAAGTGCAGCCCGGTAACAGCATTATCAGCGTTGCTATTGGGAGCAGCCAGCGCCAGCGTTTCATCTCATTCTCCCCGGACAAACTGTCCGCAACCGAGATGGGGTACCGGGAAATATATGAAAGCTTAATGCAAATCAGGGAAAATTACAACCGTCTTGTAACCTTGGATCCCTTAGATTTTAGCTTGCGCCAGCCCCTTGTGGAACGGTTTACGGCATCACCCAGCCCGAAAAAATGGCATCCAGGTCCCGCCCGGAGCAGGCTTCAAACCAGGCCTGAAATGATGCGGTAGTCGTGATGCCCCAGATGTTGGCCTGGTAGTAGCCGCGGAAGCACTCATCAAGGACCGCCTGGCCTATCTCGGCAGCCAGGGCGTTCAGGAATAGCGGGCCGCGGCCGTAAACTATCGGCCCGTAGCGGTTGAGGGTATAATCGCCAACCGCCAACCCGATTGGAATCGGCGCTGATCCGGCCCGGTTCCAGAAATTTCGCCACTCGGTCAGGGATCTGTTCCAGCCGGCAGGGCCTTCGGTGTCGAGGAAGAACAGCCCGGTGAAATACTGGCTGACCGCCTCGTCAAGCCACGGCTGATTGATCTGGTCGTTGCCCACGGCGTTATAGAACCACTGGTGCGCCGCTTCATGGGCGACGGTCGTTTTCAGCGTAAGCTCGAGAGGATAAACACTGGCGGCGACACCGAAAATCCCGGGGTACTCAATGCCGATGCCCCCGCCCTGCAGCGGCAGCGGTACGATATCTAGTTCGGTATACGGGTATTCGCCCAGTCTCCGATTGAAGGTTTCAAGGGCTTCAACGGCGGTTTTCAAAGCGGTATCGGCACCGCCCTCCAGCCCCGGCAGGTAGTACGAATTGATCGTTGTTTCGCCGGATGTCGCGCTCATTTTTGCATATTTGTCGCTGCCGGCCAGGAAGAAATCCCTGGCCGGGCCGGCGGCAAAAGTGACTACCTGGTCGGCGCCGTCTACTGAGCGCGC
Proteins encoded in this region:
- a CDS encoding sialidase family protein encodes the protein MRKTILTGLVVLPIVLMGFAAPTAAADPPREVTTIQETLGVNNPKFLSGGAYLYITHQTPSLVNLVDSGMLTSPMPGSTQAVGGAAAALIPYRSPVASFSRNILISRDFGNITYQTEPHISVNPKDSNNLIVGMIDYNFPGVVTYSSFDGGATWQGPFQPKIPRHQFAGVGDPVTAFGKDGTAYICQMTVTQEKFEVGGVVGYAEVSSIIVSRSTDGGLTWSEASTAIPGAVFSQDYQVPEGERARGDVYSFFVDKPWMTVGPSPTDPTKSIIYLTFTTFIEVDTLVWLDELPALNVVEEVAVIEMVRSEDGGKTWTEPVEVSPYVYTTAHGAEQDRLVHGSQPMVAPDGTLYVAYLDTWVDGAWEGDAEIMVATSKDKGQTFTRRAAAHFVEMDYLPRGASFRVWATGFPQTALGPNGEIYIAYTAYPSDRATDSGDIYMVASTDGGRTYSLPKKVNDDVSDHLQFFPSIATGPDGKVHMMWGDTRDDRGELTYHIYYSSSTDGGKTWTMNARVTDFPSNPNLGFPYGAFIGDYFSMKATGSDVYMVWADSRLGEVMGYNQKIGFARQRAMPTPQLFLSPPAGAAGRDVIVQGSNFQPDSEIFISMGGVIISTGFTDLQGNFMQTIYAPIAGEGARDIAVSDISGNVALASFFTEFGFDTFEKGLADLSTKIDGMNAAPPENEGGSNDWLVATLGGALFVSLLAVLALFIRMRQSK
- a CDS encoding M1 family metallopeptidase, which produces MDGRPVEASIISGGTTLRVPLARPLQPGAAVTVQQDFSVAIPRSLAGSPGLFGYFNGILTLDCFYPVIPVHDDSGWHIGPAPDGGDHTFLDTSFYLVRVKAPASMTLATSGVETARSVDGADQVVTFAAGPARDFFLAGSDKYAKMSATSGETTINSYYLPGLEGGADTALKTAVEALETFNRRLGEYPYTELDIVPLPLQGGGIGIEYPGIFGVAASVYPLELTLKTTVAHEAAHQWFYNAVGNDQINQPWLDEAVSQYFTGLFFLDTEGPAGWNRSLTEWRNFWNRAGSAPIPIGLAVGDYTLNRYGPIVYGRGPLFLNALAAEIGQAVLDECFRGYYQANIWGITTTASFQAWFEACSGRDLDAIFSGWVMP